The window ATGCCGAGCACGATGAGATAGAAGACCACGCCGGATCCCTTGAAGCGCGTCCGGAACGCCTGGGCGGACAGGACGCCGAGCACGGTCGACACCACCATGGTCATGGAGGCCAGCATCAACGAGCGTGTCAGAGACTGCTGGATCGGCAGCGGTGCAATGCGCGAGGGTGGCGTTAGGCCGAAAATGTCACGGTACCAGTAGGTCGACCATTCGATGATCGGGAACTGCGGGCCACCATTGGGGCCGGTCTGGAACGACAGGATGGTCAGAACGAGCAGCGGCCCATACAGAAAAACAAGGAACAGCGCGGTGTAGATCGCGAGAGCCGGCTTGATCAGGGGCGCCTGCATGACCTCAGAGCTCCCGCTTGAGATCGACGACGCGCAGGAAGGCCGCAACGACGATCCCCATCAGAACGGTCAGCACCACGCCGACCACCGCGGCGAAGGCCCATTTGAGCGAACCGACCTGGGTGACGATGATATTGCCGAGCATATTCACCTTGCGGCCGGACAGCGCCGAGGCGGTGGCGAATTCGCCAAGCACCATGACGGAGACGAAGATCGCGCCGACGATGACGCCGGGCATGCTGAGAGGCAGAATGATGGTGCGGAAGATCCGAAAGAAGCCGGCACCGAGATCGCGTGCCGCCTCGATCACATTGGGATCGATGCGGCCGAGCATGAAGGCGATCGGCCCGACCATGAAGACGCAATAGATCTGCGTCATCCCGATGATTACCGACAGCTCGGTGAAAAGCAGCGCGTCGATCGGCGCAGAGGTAATGTGGAGCGCCTGCAGAATGATGTTGATTGCGCCCTCCTTGCCGAGCATCGGCCGCCAGGCAAGAACGCGGATCAGGAACGAGGTCCAGAACGGAATGACGCAGAGAACCAGAAGAGCCGTCGACAGCGTCTTGTTCCTGACGAAAAGACCGACGAACAGCGCGGTCGGATACCCCACCACCAGCGTCGTGCACAGCACGATCAGCCAGATGCGGATCGTGGTCCAGAGCGCGCCGACATAGGTGTCGCTGCCGAAGAACGCCTCCCAGCTGCGAGTCGTCAACACCGGCTCGATCTTGAAGGTGCTTTGCGTCCAGAACGACACATAGACGATCATCAGGATGGGGATCACGAGGAATAGCGTCATCCACACCACGCCCGGCGCGATCAACCAGTACGCGGTCGGAAACCGGCGGCGCCGCGGCGGCATCACCGGCGCAGCAACCTCCTCGGCCGCGGCGGACGATAGCACCGTCATGCGCGGCCTCGACCGCGCGATGCCTGACGAAGGCGGTCAGCCGAAAACCAGTGCATGGCTCGCTTTCCAGGTTAGCGTGTACTTCTCGTTGATGGTCAGATCCTGCATGGCACGATGGCTGAGGTGGTTTTCCACCTCAACAATCGATCCGCCCGGCAGCTCGAAGAAATACATCAGCGCCGACCCGGTATATTCGCTGGCGAGATAGCGGCCGCTGACGCTCTCCTCGTCCGGCTCCGGAATCACATCGCAGTCCCGGATCGAAATCATGCCCTGACGTATGGCGTAGGCGGCCTCGGAACTGCTGTTGATCGTCGAGGCGATTTTGAATCGGTGATCGCCGGTGGCGAAGACCTCGGCTTCGATCCTGCCCGGGAAGAGGTTGTAGCAGTTCAGCGACTTGGCGACGCTTGGCGAGGTCGGGCGATTGAACACATCGTCAGGAGCGTCATATTGGGCTACGCGACCGCGATCGAGCACGACGACGCGATCGCCCATCGCCAGCGCCTCAGTCTCGCTTCCGGTGACATGCAGGAAGGTGACGCCAAGACGGCTGCGAATGCGGCGCAGTTCGCCGCGCATCCGCATGCGCAGATTGGCGTCCAATGCGCCGAACGGCTCGTCGAGCAGGACCAGCCGAGGCTCCGTCACCAGCGTGCGGGCGAGCGCCACGCGCTGCCGCTGGCCACCGGAAATCTCCCGGACGCCGCGCGTCGCGAGGCCCGAGAGACCGACAAGCCCGATCATCGCCTCGACACGATCGCGCAACTCACTCTTGCCCAGTGACTCGCCCTTGTTCCGGTTTTTCAGACCGAAGGCGATGTTCTCGTAGACCGACAGATGCGGGAAAAGCGCGAAATTCTGGAAGACGAAGCCGATCCCGCGATCGAAGGCCGGCACGCCGATCATCGGCCGGCCGGAAAATGCAATCGCCCCCGCGTCGGGCTGCTCGAACCCAGCGATGAGACGCAACAGCGCGGTCTTGCCCGAACCGCTCGCGCCCAGCAGGGCCACGTAGCAATCCTGCGGCACGGCGAGACTGACATTATCCAGCGCCACCACGTCGCCGTAGCGCTTGGTCAGTCCGACGATCTGCAGCACCCCGTTGCCCACTGACACACTCACCGGTTTTGTCTGGCTATGAGCTTAAATAATTGGCTTTTGTGTTCAAGAGTAATCTGTAAGCAGCTTGGCGAAAAGATTTGCTGCGCTGCAGCCGACGAATTAATGTCTTCGTTTGAGCACCAACAAAACCGCGCGGCAGGCACAAATTTTATCTATATATTTGAAAACAAGCAATATTTCATGCAGAAACGCAAACGCCATCGCTGCCACAAAACCGTCTGCTGCTGCGACGGCCGGCACTAGGGTGAGCTTCACAGCCCAAGAATAAATGTATTTCGTATTCAAACAACGTTATACAAAGAGCATTTCTGGCCCAGTGCGAGCGAGCTATAAGGCCGTGATGCGATCCTTTTGGCGGCCCCCCCGAGTCGGCGGCGAACAATGAAACGATCAGCCAACGCGCGGCCGGCCTCGCGGCGCTACGAAATGGTCGAGCAAGTGCTGCGCGCGAACATCCTCGGCGGCCGTATTCCACGCGGCCTCGTCCTGCTCGAGGGGCCGATCGCGTCGCTGATGCAGACAAGCCGCGCCCCCGTGCAGACGGCGCTGCTGCGTCTTGAGGCGGAGGGGTTGGTGCGACGCTTCGACGGCCGCGGCTTCATGGTGGCGCGGCCGGGCGAGGCGGTAGAGCCGACGCGACGCGATCTGCGCGAAATCGGGCTGCACATTCCCAAGATGATCGACGACGCCCTGCAGAGCCGGGCTTCCTGGGAACGCATCTATGAAACGGTCGAGACCGACGTCGCGGCCTGTCTGGTGTTCGGGCGCTACCGGCTGATCGAGGCAGAACTCGCCGAGCATTTCAGCGTGAGCCGCACGGTGGTGCGCGACGTGCTGGGCCGGCTGGAAGAGCGTGGCCTGGTCAAGAAGAACCAGAGCTCGCACTGGATCGCCGAGCCGCTGACCGCGCAATCCATCCGCGAGCATTTCGCCCTGCGCCGGATCCTCGAGCCTCAAGCCCTGGTGAGCGCCGCGCCGTTGCTCGAGCATGCGCATCTCGCCGGCGTGTTCGCGCGCTTCCGCCAGGCCGAGGCGGCGTTCGACGGCCGCGGCGAAGACGCAGCGATGCGCGATCTCGAAGCCTTCGAAACCCTGTTGATCGACACCTGCGTGCTCGCCACGCCCAACGATCGATTGCGCGAGCAGATCCGCCACAATCTCCTGCCCGTGCTGGCGGCGGAGCGCGTGCTTCGCCAGCTCGGCCTGCCCGACGACCGCGCGGCGATCACCGAGCATCGACTGATCGTGGAGCTGCTGCTGCTCGCTGCGGTGCCGGCGGCGGCGGCCATGCTGGAGGCGCATCTGGCGGCGGCCGAACGCCGCAGCATCGCCCAAATCAAGATCGTCGCCGTGCTTCCCGAACCGCGATCGATCGCCCCCTATCTGACACAGCTCGAATGAGGTGGGCGCGCGGAGCATGATGCTCAGCCCAGACTGTCGCGGATGTCTTGCATGAACCGCCGGCGGTCGCGCCGCGCCGCGAGCGCCTGATCCATGCCGACCTGCACGAAACGCGTCGGCGTGTTGGGCTGGAGCTGGCCGATGAGATCCATATCGGCCGAGACGACCGTGCCAACCATGAAGTAGCCGCCTCCGGACACCGCATCGCGATGCAGGATGATCGGCTCCTTCCCGCCGGGCACCTGGATCGAACCGTAGGGATAACAGCTGTCGACGATGTTGGATGGGTCTGATCCGGCACCGAACGGTTGCTCGCGTTCCACGAATTCGAGCGGCCGACCACCGCGGAAGCGGTACCCCATCCGGTCCGCCTCGGGGGCGACTTTCCACTGATCGTCGAAGAAGTAGCGATGCGATTCTTTGACGAGACGGTGCCAGTAGAGCCCAGGCAGAACGCGCAGCTCCGCGGGGTTCGCCAGGCGCCGGCGCAACGCCACCGGTACGCTGCGGCCCGCCTTCCCGCGCGTCGTCGTTCCGAGCGGCAGGTCGTCGCCCGCGGCGAGCGGCCGTCCCTTGAAGCCGCCGAGACTGCCGATCGCATAGGTGGAGCGACTGCCAAGCGCGACGGGCACGTCGATGCCGCCGGCAACGGCGATGCAAATGCGCGCACCCGCCTGCAGATAGCCGAAGCTCAGCACCTGTCCTGCCTTCACCTCGAGCGCCGTCCAGCTCGGCTGCTGGTCACCGTCGATCTTGATCGGCATGTCCGCGCCGGTGACCGCGATCAGCGCGTCGATATCGAACGCAAGCTGCGGTCCGATGAACACCGCTTCGAGGCAGGCGGCACCCTCGTCGTTGCCAACCAGGAGATTGGCCGCGCGGAGCGACAACCGATCCATCGCTCCGCCGATCGGAATACCGAGGTGGAAATATCCGGGGCGTCCGAGATCCTGCACGGTGGTCGACAGGCCGGGATGGAGAACCCTAATGGCCATGGAGCGCCTCCTGCAGCTTGGCGTTGTAGCTGTTCATGTCCTGCTGGAAGGCCCGCAAATCGAACGTCACATCGCGGATCGCCGGCTCGAAGCGGCCGGCGGCCACCGCCTCAAGGGCTGCATCGTAGTCGTCGCGGCCAATCGGCTTGAACTTGACGATGTCGCCGGGGCGGAAGAACACCATGAAGTCGCGGAGGTAGCTGGTCTTCTGCTCGGGATCGAAAATCGGCATCGGCGTGATGCCGAACATCTGGTAGCCGCCGGCGCCGCGCACCGAATAGATGCAGGAAAAGCAACCGCCATGACCGATGGTGTGCTTCGGCGTATCGGTGCGCGGCCGCAGATATTTCGGCACCTCGAGCTGACGCGCGCGGTCGACCATCTGATACATGAACGGCAGTCCGGCCACGAAGCCGACCATCGATACGAACCATGGTGAACCGCTGTGAGCAGCAACGAAAGCGTCGACGCCGTCGAGACCGTTCACTCGCGCGGCATATTCAAGATCGCTGCCCGTCGGATCCTGGTGGCGCTCGCGAAAACGCATCAAGGTTTCGTGGGTCCAGGGATCGCGATAGAACACAGGAATCTCGATGATGCGCGTCCTGATGACCGGTTCGGTCTTGTCGGCCGCGCTCTCGATCGCCTTGACCTCCCGCAGCATGTCGGCGGGCGCAATGACGTCGGGATCGAACTTGATCTGGAACGACGCGTTGGCAGGACAGATTTCCGTAACACCCTTGATGCGGCTATTGCGCACCGCATTGGTCATGGACAGGCTTTTGAAGAAGGCCTCGAGCGACATGGCTTCGTCGCATTCGACGAAGAGATGCTCGTCCCCGCCGAAGGAATACCGGTTCTGCATCACGCGACCTCCTTCGCGCCGGCCGGCGCCGTGAACCTGTTTTCCAGCCAGCGTTCCAGGAAGCGGGTGTCGACCCGGCCATAGGCGACATCCGGATCGACGGCGAGCGCCGCATGCAGCGGCAGCGTCGTCGGGATGCCGGTGACCAGCAATTCGTCCAGCGCCCGGCGCAGCTTCATCAGGCACGCGCGCCGGTCGATATCGTGGACGATGAGCTTGCCGAGCAGCGAATCGTAGAAGGGCGGCACGGTGTATCCCGCGTAGAGCATGGTATCGAAGCGGATGCCCTCACCTTCCGGAACGGTCAACGCGTCGATGCGGCCGGGCCAGGGCATGAAATTCTTCAGCGGATCTTCCGCATTGATGCGGCATTCGATCGCGTGTCCATTCACGCGCACGTCGTGCTGTCGGATCGACAGCGGCTCGCCGCCAGCGATCCGCAGCATTTCCTGAACCAGATCAAGCCCCGTGATCATCTCCGTGACCGGATGCTCGACCTGGATACGCGTGTTGACCTCGATGAAGTAAAAATCGCCGCTGGCCTCATCGTAGAGATATTCCACCGTGCCGGCGCCGCGATAGCAGACGGACCGCACCAGCGCCACCGCGCTCGCGCACAGCCGCGCGCGAACATCCTCCGGCAATCGGATCGCGGGGGCTTCCTCCCACACCTTCTGCCGCCGCCGCTGCAGCGAGCATTCGCGCTCGAAACAATGAATGAAGCTCTCGCCGTCGCCGAGGATCTGCACCTCGATATGGCGCGCCTCAGCGATGACCTTCTCAATATAGAGGCTGCCGTCACCGAAGGCGGCGGCCGCCTCGGCCGAAGCTTGCGGAAACTGGCGTTCGAATTCGGCAACGCTTTCGATAATTCGGATGCCACGACCGCCGCCGCCGGCCGCGGCCTTGATCATGACGGGAAAGCCGATGCGGGCCGCAATCGCCGTCGCTTCCGCGATGTCGGAGACGCGGCCTTCGCTCCCAGGCACCGTCGGCACGCCGGCCCTGGCCGCCGCCTGGCGCGCGGCGACCTTGTCGCCCAGCAACCGGATCGCAGCGGCGTCCGGGCCGACAAACGTCATGCCCGCCGCCGTTACCGCCTCCGCGAACGCGGCGTTCTCCGACAGAAAGCCGTAGCCGGGATGCACCGCATCGACCTTGGCAGACGTTGCAGCCGCAAGCACAGCCTCGATATTAAGGTAGGATTTCTTTGCCGCTGGCGGCCCGATGTCAATCGCCTCGTCAGCGAGCCGGACCGCAAGCGAATCGGCGTCGGCCTGGCTGTGGATCTGCACGGTTCGAAGCCCCAGGGCTTTCGCCGCGCGGATAATCCGCACGGCGATCTCGCCGCGATTGGCCACAAGGACCGAGCGGATGTTCATTGCTGGACCTCGGCGATGGTCTGCCCTGCCATCACCGCGTCGGCATCGTCGATGACAAAGCGGATCGCCGTGCCGGCGACCTCCGCCCGCACTTCGTGGAACGACTTCATCACCTCGATGATGCCGATCACGTCATCCGTGACGACCGGGTCTCCGTCGCTCTTGAACGGTGCGCTGTCTGGCGACGGCCGCCGGTAAAACACGCCGGGCAGCGGCGATCTGATATCGGCCTTGGTCATTGTGACACCTATTCGAGATGGGATTTTCGCGTGACTATCTCCGAGACAGGCGCGATACGGATGCCGTTCGAGATCAGCGTCTCGCGCAGGGCGCCGGCGATTTCGAGCGAGCCCGGGGTATCCGAGTGGAAGCAGATGGACTCGAACGCGACCCGGATCTCCTCGCCTTCGATGGTGCGGACCATGTTCGTCTCGCACGCGCGCAGCACCCTGTCCGCGACCGCGCGCGGGTCGAGTTTGTTGGCGTGGCGCGTGAACACAATCGATCCGGAGCGCTGATAATCGCGATCGGCATAGAATTCACGGATCGTCGGCTGGCCTGCTTCCATCGCGACGCGGTAGGTTTCCGAGATGTCCATGCAGAACACAAACGCATTCGGCGCCACGGTCTGCATCAGCCGGACGAACGACCTGGAGAGCGCCTCGTTCGCCGCAAGCTCCATATAGAGGGCGCCATGCGGCTTGACGTGCTGCAGATGGGCACCGTAGCGTCGGGCAAATTCGCGCAACGCGCCGATCTGGTAGACGATGTCATTGATGATCTCGTCGCCATTGCTGTCGATCCTGCGACGTCCAAAGCCCTGGAGATCGCGATATCCGGGGTGCACCCCGATGCCGACGCCGCATTGGGTGGCCAGGCGCACGGTGGCGTCCATCAAGGTGGGATCACCGGCGTGGAAGCCCGCCGCGATGTTCGCGGAGCTGATCAGTTCCATGATCTTGCCGTCGTCGGTACCACTGAGCTGCCACTGACCGAAGCCTTCGCCCATGTCGCAATTGATGTCCACGGCGGTGACTGACACGCAGTAAACTCCCCTCGACCTCGCCTCGCAGCGAACCGCAGCGGCTTCTTTTCGCGACCGATCGAAGGCTAGTCCTCGCAGCAAGCATTGAAAAATACTATTATCAGAACTCTATATTCTGATTATTTGATGCCACCGCTTATCCCAAGACAAATCCGGAAGCATTGAAAAGATGAGATTTTATTTGATGTTTCCTGTTCACTTCTTGGGCGGCACATGCGCAGCAAATCAGCATAATCTGATTTCCAGAATATGAAACGATCAAAAATCGATTGAGCAGAAGGACATCTCCCGACGTGTCGATCAGCTTCCGGCAAATCCGTTATTTCGTCGCAACCGCCGAGCAGGGCCAAATCACCCAGGCGGCAATCGCGCTTGCCGTTTCGCAGTCGGCCATCACGACCGCGATCAAGGACCTGGAGGCCACGGTGGGTGTCGACCTGTTCGTCCGCTCCCCACAGGGCATGGAGCTGACGGAAGCGGGCCGTCAGTTCATGTTTCACGCCTACGACATCCTCAACAAGGTGCAGGAGGTAACGACACTCACGATCCCGACCGACAGCGTTGAGGGAAGCCTGACCGTCGCGGCGACCTATACCGTGATCGGCTATTTTCTTCCCAACCACCTCGAAAAGCTGAAACGGCATTTTCCGAAGCTCGACATCCAGCTTATCGAACTCAACCGAGAGGCGATCGAGGAAGGTCTGTTGACCAACCGATACGACATGGCCGTATTGCTGACGTCCAACGTGCTGAATCCGGATTTGTCGACGGAAACGCTGCTCAGCTCCAAGCGAAGGCTGTGGGTCGCCTCCAAGCACCCTCTGCTTCAGCACGAGTCGGTCGGCCTGAAGGAGGTTTCGGCAGAACCTTACATCATGCTGACGGTGGATGAGGCCGCGCACACCGCTCTCAAGTACTGGAGCAAGACACCGGATCAGCCACGCGTGACGCTGCGCACCTCCTCCGTCGAGGCTGTACGATCGATGGTCGCGAATGGACAGGGCGTCGCGATTCTCTCGGACATGGTGCTGCGCCCGTGGTCACTGGAAGGACGGCGCATCGCAACAATCGTGCTGCGCGATCTCGTTCCCGCTATGGACGTCGGCCTCGCATGGAAACGCAACGCCAAGTTCACCCCCCCGATGGAAGTGTTCCGTTCCTATTTCCGGCAGGCCTTTTATTTGCCCACAGAGCGCTAGCTGGATTTACGATCAGGCTGCGCGCACGCGCCGCAGCGCCGCGCCAACCAAAGCGCGCATGGCCCGCTCGCCAAAGGTCTTCGGCCGGTCAAGTCCGAGCCGCGCCAGGCAATCCTGATCGTCACGCGTCATGCCGCGCCCCGACAGCCCCTGCCAGCCCAGTTCGGCCAGCGCGAGCGGTGATGCGGATGCCTCCCTCAGAAGCTTCAAGGCCGGGATCAACCGCTGTTCGACGTCGGTGAAATCCGTGCCGAACGGAAATGTTGGCAACAGGCCCGCGTCGCGGGCCGGCCTCAACGCCGCCGCGATCCGCTCCGGCGTGTTGTCGCGATACGCGGCGGGAATCTCGTAGCCGCGCGGCAGCTTGCCTGCGTCCTTGGCCTGGGTCATCAGCATACCCTGAAACCGTGAATCCGCGACCGACAGCATGGCGGCG is drawn from Bradyrhizobium prioriisuperbiae and contains these coding sequences:
- a CDS encoding ABC transporter permease; translation: MPPRRRRFPTAYWLIAPGVVWMTLFLVIPILMIVYVSFWTQSTFKIEPVLTTRSWEAFFGSDTYVGALWTTIRIWLIVLCTTLVVGYPTALFVGLFVRNKTLSTALLVLCVIPFWTSFLIRVLAWRPMLGKEGAINIILQALHITSAPIDALLFTELSVIIGMTQIYCVFMVGPIAFMLGRIDPNVIEAARDLGAGFFRIFRTIILPLSMPGVIVGAIFVSVMVLGEFATASALSGRKVNMLGNIIVTQVGSLKWAFAAVVGVVLTVLMGIVVAAFLRVVDLKREL
- a CDS encoding ABC transporter ATP-binding protein, producing MSVSVGNGVLQIVGLTKRYGDVVALDNVSLAVPQDCYVALLGASGSGKTALLRLIAGFEQPDAGAIAFSGRPMIGVPAFDRGIGFVFQNFALFPHLSVYENIAFGLKNRNKGESLGKSELRDRVEAMIGLVGLSGLATRGVREISGGQRQRVALARTLVTEPRLVLLDEPFGALDANLRMRMRGELRRIRSRLGVTFLHVTGSETEALAMGDRVVVLDRGRVAQYDAPDDVFNRPTSPSVAKSLNCYNLFPGRIEAEVFATGDHRFKIASTINSSSEAAYAIRQGMISIRDCDVIPEPDEESVSGRYLASEYTGSALMYFFELPGGSIVEVENHLSHRAMQDLTINEKYTLTWKASHALVFG
- a CDS encoding GntR family transcriptional regulator, whose amino-acid sequence is MVEQVLRANILGGRIPRGLVLLEGPIASLMQTSRAPVQTALLRLEAEGLVRRFDGRGFMVARPGEAVEPTRRDLREIGLHIPKMIDDALQSRASWERIYETVETDVAACLVFGRYRLIEAELAEHFSVSRTVVRDVLGRLEERGLVKKNQSSHWIAEPLTAQSIREHFALRRILEPQALVSAAPLLEHAHLAGVFARFRQAEAAFDGRGEDAAMRDLEAFETLLIDTCVLATPNDRLREQIRHNLLPVLAAERVLRQLGLPDDRAAITEHRLIVELLLLAAVPAAAAMLEAHLAAAERRSIAQIKIVAVLPEPRSIAPYLTQLE
- a CDS encoding biotin-dependent carboxyltransferase family protein yields the protein MAIRVLHPGLSTTVQDLGRPGYFHLGIPIGGAMDRLSLRAANLLVGNDEGAACLEAVFIGPQLAFDIDALIAVTGADMPIKIDGDQQPSWTALEVKAGQVLSFGYLQAGARICIAVAGGIDVPVALGSRSTYAIGSLGGFKGRPLAAGDDLPLGTTTRGKAGRSVPVALRRRLANPAELRVLPGLYWHRLVKESHRYFFDDQWKVAPEADRMGYRFRGGRPLEFVEREQPFGAGSDPSNIVDSCYPYGSIQVPGGKEPIILHRDAVSGGGYFMVGTVVSADMDLIGQLQPNTPTRFVQVGMDQALAARRDRRRFMQDIRDSLG
- a CDS encoding allophanate hydrolase subunit 1, with amino-acid sequence MQNRYSFGGDEHLFVECDEAMSLEAFFKSLSMTNAVRNSRIKGVTEICPANASFQIKFDPDVIAPADMLREVKAIESAADKTEPVIRTRIIEIPVFYRDPWTHETLMRFRERHQDPTGSDLEYAARVNGLDGVDAFVAAHSGSPWFVSMVGFVAGLPFMYQMVDRARQLEVPKYLRPRTDTPKHTIGHGGCFSCIYSVRGAGGYQMFGITPMPIFDPEQKTSYLRDFMVFFRPGDIVKFKPIGRDDYDAALEAVAAGRFEPAIRDVTFDLRAFQQDMNSYNAKLQEALHGH
- a CDS encoding acetyl-CoA carboxylase biotin carboxylase subunit, which encodes MNIRSVLVANRGEIAVRIIRAAKALGLRTVQIHSQADADSLAVRLADEAIDIGPPAAKKSYLNIEAVLAAATSAKVDAVHPGYGFLSENAAFAEAVTAAGMTFVGPDAAAIRLLGDKVAARQAAARAGVPTVPGSEGRVSDIAEATAIAARIGFPVMIKAAAGGGGRGIRIIESVAEFERQFPQASAEAAAAFGDGSLYIEKVIAEARHIEVQILGDGESFIHCFERECSLQRRRQKVWEEAPAIRLPEDVRARLCASAVALVRSVCYRGAGTVEYLYDEASGDFYFIEVNTRIQVEHPVTEMITGLDLVQEMLRIAGGEPLSIRQHDVRVNGHAIECRINAEDPLKNFMPWPGRIDALTVPEGEGIRFDTMLYAGYTVPPFYDSLLGKLIVHDIDRRACLMKLRRALDELLVTGIPTTLPLHAALAVDPDVAYGRVDTRFLERWLENRFTAPAGAKEVA
- a CDS encoding acetyl-CoA carboxylase, which translates into the protein MTKADIRSPLPGVFYRRPSPDSAPFKSDGDPVVTDDVIGIIEVMKSFHEVRAEVAGTAIRFVIDDADAVMAGQTIAEVQQ
- a CDS encoding 5-oxoprolinase subunit PxpA, with the protein product MSVTAVDINCDMGEGFGQWQLSGTDDGKIMELISSANIAAGFHAGDPTLMDATVRLATQCGVGIGVHPGYRDLQGFGRRRIDSNGDEIINDIVYQIGALREFARRYGAHLQHVKPHGALYMELAANEALSRSFVRLMQTVAPNAFVFCMDISETYRVAMEAGQPTIREFYADRDYQRSGSIVFTRHANKLDPRAVADRVLRACETNMVRTIEGEEIRVAFESICFHSDTPGSLEIAGALRETLISNGIRIAPVSEIVTRKSHLE
- a CDS encoding LysR family transcriptional regulator; its protein translation is MSISFRQIRYFVATAEQGQITQAAIALAVSQSAITTAIKDLEATVGVDLFVRSPQGMELTEAGRQFMFHAYDILNKVQEVTTLTIPTDSVEGSLTVAATYTVIGYFLPNHLEKLKRHFPKLDIQLIELNREAIEEGLLTNRYDMAVLLTSNVLNPDLSTETLLSSKRRLWVASKHPLLQHESVGLKEVSAEPYIMLTVDEAAHTALKYWSKTPDQPRVTLRTSSVEAVRSMVANGQGVAILSDMVLRPWSLEGRRIATIVLRDLVPAMDVGLAWKRNAKFTPPMEVFRSYFRQAFYLPTER